The DNA segment catctgggtcttgttttaataatagtgaaatcagaccttcttgctgAGTATCTGACAGACtgccatttctataggagtagttaaaacaagctAATAATGGAGCTTTGAGTATATCAAGAAAGtattgatatacctctaccggtatgtcatcaagccctggggttttccagactgaaaggatttaatagcctcaaagttGTTCCGCTGTAAAAACTCTTGAGTTTTTATTGTTAGTGGATATTGGCATAATTCTACTCTGCAttcattgtttgtagttttcctctggacatgtaggagaatcttacatgcagggtttcaatgagGTGTTTGTCCGTAGGATTATCATTACACGGGACAACTTCCTATACACACTACGCGGAGCAATGACTATCTAGGAAGTGAAGGCCAACTTGTCGGAGGAATTTAAAAGCTACTGTTTTTGTAAACACTGAATGTGGACGACTGACAGTTATCAGCAATCAAGGGTGTACATGGTTCTCAAGGAATATGATTCTTTAGCTACTGTGGGAAAATCTAGGCATTGTAATTGCACACATAATTTAATGTTAAAACACAGTTGTGTTTTAGTACAACTTAATCAAACCCCttactctctccccttctcccctggAGACAGAGATAAGGAGACAATATGTGTCTTtgagctcagacacacacatgcagaaacagaaacacacacgcacaaggaAGTTTTGAAGTGTTAGTGACAGATAGGGAGATCCTTTATCTTAATGACGTCTGAGCAGGAAACTCTAAAGGACacgtctctctcgctttctttctctctctgttagagAACAATTCTGCTCTTCAACTCTTCGGTTGCACAACATTACCAGGATGAAAGGTTCTCCTTTGACAGTTTATGACCGTTTCTGAGCATAAGACAAGTCAATGCAggcatgttaacacacacacacatgaatgcacATGCACGCCCACAACACCAGGCCTGTTTTAAGAGACAAGATGTTTTTGATGGAAAGGCTTTTCAACAAACAGGTAGCAGGCAGCTGGAAGGGCACTTTGCCACATGGCATGCTGCCATTTTCCGTTTAACGTCCCcgttttcctcctcctctcccactcctctcctcccctactctccattcctcctctcctccactactctccaCAGGTGCCCGTATGTTCCTGTGTGGTCAGGTTTCAGAGGTATAAAACTAAGCTGTTCGGTAATCATCAAATCAGAAATGAGAGGTATGCTCCTGGAGACACCATTATCTACAGGTTACCATAGAGGACAGAACGGAGcggcagggtgtgtttgtgtgtgtgtgtgtgtgtgtgtgtgtgtgtgtgtgtgtgtgtgtgtgtgtgtgtgtgtgtgtgtgtgtgtgtgtgtgtgtgtgtcagagagagattaTTTGTGATTACCTGTGTGAACAGAGAGTAGACAACAGGAGATAAAAATCAGCAGAACAAACACACCATTTATACTAGACTCCCTTTATACTAGACTCCCAGAAGACAAgactggagggagggaaggagaggactcTGGGAAAACTGACTGACCCAGCTGCCGCCTGCCCGGAACTGTCAAGAACTCTGGAATTGgcaagatctctctctctctctctctctctctctctctctctctctctctctctctctctctctttctctctctgattatTGTGTTGTGTAGTACCTGCCCAATGGACCCCAGCCAGTTTAAACAGCCTtcatccctcccctcccctttcaTGTTGTTCCATTAGAGTGTGTGTTGTGGTTTTGGCTAGCAAcagttggagaaagagagagggggaggaagagagaggagggagggaggagaagagagcgagagagggatgagagagagcgagggggataGGACAAGATGGGGCAAACAATGTTTGCCCTGTTGCTAGCTCCAAGCCAACTTTgccatacatatcccaaccagaaaccgtgggtAAATAGCAATATCAGCAAAATAACTGAGGGCGCGGCCCAACGCATGTGGCGAGACACATGTGGAAAGGACGACAAataatcacagactacaaagggaaaactagCTGTGTAGTAAACACCAATGAATCTTTCCCAGATGAGCTAAACACAATACTCGCAAAGCAGCCGGCCCAGACGTTATCCCTGGTTGCGTCCTCAGAGcttgtgcagaccagctggctgttcACGGACATATTCAAACTATCCCTGTCCCAGTCTGTGatgcccacatgcttcaagatgtctacCAATGTCCCTGTACGCAAGCaaaccaaggtaacctgcctaaatgactatcgccctgtagcactcacttctgtcatcattaagTGCATCAACAGGCTGGTCAATGACCACATcagctccaccttacctgacaccctggaTCCACTTCAATTtgtatactgccccaacagatccacggatgatgcAATTGCCATTGCTCTACACACTGCCTTAtaccacctggacaagaggaacacctatgtgagaatgctgttcatcaactacagctcagcgttcaacaccatagtcccctccaagctcgacACTAAGCTCAAGGCCCTGTGCatgaacatctccctctgcagctggatccaggacttcctgacaggcagaccccaggtggtgagggtaggcaacaacacctctgcaaCGTTGACCCTCTGCATGAAGGTcccccaggggtgcatgctcagccacATCCTGTACTCCATGtacacccacaactgtgtggccacgcacgactccaacaccaacatTAGGTTTGCTGACGACATGATGGTGGTGGGCCTGATCGCCAACggtgacaagacagcctacagggaggaggttagagccctggcagagtggtgccaggaaaacagcctctcccttaacgtcaacaaaaccaaggagatgatcgtggactacaggaaacagggggGAAGCATGGCTCTAttgtcatcgacggggctgctgtggagagggtcaaaagcttgtTTCTCAGCGTGCACATCACAGATGACCTGACATGGTCCAATCACACCaccaacagtgcctcttcaacttcaggcGCCTGAAAAAATTTGGCCTGGGCCCTCGGGtcctcaagaagttctacagctgcataaTCAAGAGCATCTCGACCAGCtgcatcaccgtctggtatggcaactgcactgacATCAACCGGAAGGCTCTACAGAGAGTGGTACAGAGAGTTGTGCGGACGGCCCAGGACATCTACTCCAGGCAGTGTCTGAGGAAGTCCCGAAAGACCATCAAGGATTCCAGGCACACGAGCCACAGACTGTTCATGCTGTTACCATCTGCCAAGCGGTATCAGAGCATTGGATCTCAGACTAACAGACTCAGAGACAACTACTACTGCCAGGCCATCAGGCTGTTGAAGACCTGCACAGacatgcaccttagagactatttGCAACTCAGAGACTATCTGCACCGTAGAGATTATTTGCACTGACTACCCACACATTCAAGCCTTACACACAAacttacacacaaacactgataaacacacacaagcacccaCGCGCACTTagaactctcacacacacacagtaaacgtTGCTGTTCTATCTGTATTGCTGTATTCCACTACCTACTCTATATTTGTTAATACAGTGTaatacagtccattattactatgCATACTACCGCTCATTACTTCTATTACTTGTTATTTTTGACTTGACTCTttctattgttattattgttattgactGATGTACTGCATTGTTGTGGAAGCCATCACatagcatttcgctgcaccttttatacctgctgtagtctgtgtatgtgacaaataacatttgatttgataggtTATCCCCTTTAAAGATGCTAACTAATCTGAGCAAACAGCTATTCTGACCTCTTTTCATAACTTCAGTTCCCTCATCTGTTTTAGAGTAACTGGTGAGTGAGAGAACAGGGAGGGGTGTGGTGTATACAGAGCGTTCTATATAGCCTTTgacctctcctctaaccacttccctgtgtgtgtgtatgtgtgtcctctcccctccctgttgTACAGTAGATCATCAGTCTCAGAGTACCTCAGTGACAGTTATTACTAAATCAATCGAACCCTGAGCCGAACATTCCCAAGCATCTGGTGACATGAAACAATATACAGCTACATGACACCTGCTTCAAATGGCAGAATCCGCAGCATTGTCCATCTTtttctgtgtatgtctgtgtgactgtctgaTCACCTGCAGTTTTCAC comes from the Salmo trutta chromosome 4, fSalTru1.1, whole genome shotgun sequence genome and includes:
- the LOC115193031 gene encoding uncharacterized protein LOC115193031 — encoded protein: MSLYASKPRSTDDAIAIALHTALYHLDKRNTYVRMLFINYSSAFNTIVPSKLDTKLKALCMNISLCSWIQDFLTGRPQVVRVGNNTSATLTLCMKVPQGCMLSHILYSMYTHNCVATHDSNTNIRFADDMMVVGLIANGDKTAYREEVRCLFNFRRLKKFGLGPRVLKKFYSCIIKSISTSCITVWYGNCTDINRKALQRVVQRVVRTAQDIYSRQCLRKSRKTIKDSRHTSHRLFMLLPSAKRYQSIGSQTNRLRDNYYCQAIRLLKTCTDMHLRDYLQLRDYLHRRDYLH